The following coding sequences are from one Rathayibacter sp. VKM Ac-2760 window:
- a CDS encoding NrtA/SsuA/CpmA family ABC transporter substrate-binding protein — MPLFRPSARSTARSTVRSLALGAALAASLSLVACSGASDAASDEGDTVTVTVGTLRGQPHFYQPFLYEKFAEEGVEFEVITLDTTPALSDALVAGTIDFAISGVTPTIASIAQDRDLRIVASAADGGSGFLGGEGISSVEDLAGKKVGYIQGSAQEVALRYYLDQAELADDDLELITIPVPEMASAFTSGSIDAFFGVEIGVSIAEAAGGTEIADPYATPIGRVNIGLVTTGAMIEDEPEVVQKVVDTHAATTAYMADSTDEWLPEMIAEFGGDQEVLESALENFWLRSDLSEEYQGQLGALATQMQELGFIDAAPAIEDVVDTTFAPAAAS, encoded by the coding sequence ATGCCCCTGTTCCGGCCGTCCGCCCGCAGCACCGCCCGCAGCACCGTCCGCAGCCTCGCCCTCGGGGCGGCACTCGCCGCCTCCCTCTCGCTCGTCGCCTGCTCCGGGGCGAGCGACGCGGCGTCCGACGAGGGCGACACGGTCACGGTGACCGTCGGCACCCTCCGCGGGCAGCCGCACTTCTACCAGCCCTTCCTCTACGAGAAGTTCGCCGAGGAGGGCGTCGAGTTCGAGGTGATCACTCTCGACACCACACCCGCGCTCAGCGACGCCCTGGTCGCGGGCACCATCGACTTCGCGATCTCGGGCGTCACCCCGACGATCGCCTCGATCGCCCAGGACCGGGACCTCAGGATCGTCGCCTCCGCGGCCGACGGCGGCTCGGGCTTCCTCGGCGGCGAGGGCATCTCCTCCGTCGAGGACCTCGCCGGGAAGAAGGTCGGCTACATCCAGGGCAGCGCCCAGGAGGTCGCCCTGCGCTACTACCTCGACCAGGCGGAGCTCGCCGACGACGACCTCGAGCTGATCACGATCCCGGTGCCCGAGATGGCGTCCGCGTTCACCAGCGGCTCGATCGACGCGTTCTTCGGCGTCGAGATCGGTGTCTCCATCGCGGAGGCGGCCGGCGGCACGGAGATCGCCGACCCCTACGCGACGCCGATCGGGCGCGTGAACATCGGCCTCGTCACGACCGGCGCGATGATCGAGGACGAGCCCGAGGTGGTGCAGAAGGTCGTCGACACCCACGCCGCGACGACCGCCTACATGGCGGACAGCACCGACGAGTGGCTGCCCGAGATGATCGCCGAGTTCGGCGGCGACCAGGAGGTGCTCGAGTCGGCGCTGGAGAACTTCTGGCTCCGCTCGGACCTGAGCGAGGAGTACCAGGGTCAGCTCGGAGCGCTCGCGACGCAGATGCAGGAGCTCGGCTTCATCGACGCGGCGCCCGCGATCGAGGACGTCGTCGACACGACGTTCGCGCCGGCGGCCGCCTCGTGA
- a CDS encoding ABC transporter permease, translating to MTTTTRAAEPATATERLSTAKPRRRAGRSGWTTFLLGLPVPILFVLLWQFGRVGEWELPFGIRMAFLPYPGDVLVSLIDYAVAGLRNDAFSGLLWTDLAASAGRVFGGFALASVIAIPLGVLMGRYYTVNSLFDPFINLFRPVPATAWVPLVALLIGYGDQASIFLITLSAFFPIVLGTISGARQVPPRLIEAARMLGTSRAGVLVRVVLPASAAAIVNGMRIGLGLAWVVLVLSETTGVSTGLGSTIFLARDVVRTDLIVVGMICIAIAGFASDRLLLLLFRVLFGRRPLIK from the coding sequence ATGACCACGACCACCCGCGCCGCCGAGCCGGCGACCGCGACCGAGCGGCTCAGCACCGCGAAGCCCCGCCGGCGCGCCGGTCGCAGCGGCTGGACGACCTTCCTGCTCGGCCTGCCCGTCCCGATCCTGTTCGTCCTGCTCTGGCAGTTCGGACGGGTGGGCGAGTGGGAGCTGCCGTTCGGCATCCGGATGGCGTTCCTGCCCTATCCGGGCGACGTGCTGGTCTCGCTGATCGACTACGCGGTGGCGGGCCTGCGGAACGACGCGTTCAGCGGACTGCTCTGGACCGACCTCGCGGCGAGCGCCGGCCGCGTCTTCGGCGGCTTCGCCCTCGCGAGCGTGATCGCGATCCCGCTCGGCGTCCTGATGGGCCGCTACTACACGGTGAACTCGCTGTTCGATCCGTTCATCAACCTGTTCCGGCCGGTGCCGGCGACGGCCTGGGTTCCGCTCGTGGCGCTGCTGATCGGCTACGGCGACCAGGCGTCGATCTTCCTGATCACGCTGTCGGCGTTCTTCCCGATCGTGCTCGGCACCATCAGCGGGGCGCGCCAGGTGCCGCCGCGGCTGATCGAGGCCGCCCGGATGCTCGGCACGTCGCGGGCCGGCGTGCTCGTGCGGGTCGTGCTGCCCGCCTCCGCCGCCGCGATCGTCAACGGCATGCGGATCGGCCTCGGCCTCGCCTGGGTCGTGCTGGTGCTGAGCGAGACGACCGGCGTGAGCACGGGTCTCGGCTCGACGATCTTCCTCGCGCGGGACGTGGTGCGCACGGACCTCATCGTGGTGGGGATGATCTGCATCGCGATCGCGGGCTTCGCCTCGGACCGCCTGCTCCTGCTCCTGTTCCGCGTGCTCTTCGGCCGCCGGCCGCTCATCAAGTGA
- a CDS encoding ABC transporter ATP-binding protein, producing the protein MTPAAAAPSAAPARTADVHVLDLVKRYETAGGGVLAMAGVSLDIPSGEFVAVVGASGCGKSTLLRILAGFEEATEGAVEVGGRPVTGPGPDRGVVFQDYGLFPWLSVRENVAYGPRRKGLPKADAAAVTDRFIEAVGLTRFADRFPGELSGGMQQRVAIARVLANEPSVLLMDEPFGALDALTRSDLQVELKRIHRETGTTVLFVTHSIEEAVYLADRVVVMTGGASHGVPGHISEIVTIALPAERDVTGPEFNEHKRRISELVHAPA; encoded by the coding sequence ATGACCCCCGCTGCTGCCGCCCCTTCCGCCGCGCCCGCGCGCACCGCCGACGTTCACGTGCTCGACCTCGTCAAGCGCTACGAGACGGCCGGCGGAGGCGTGCTCGCCATGGCGGGCGTGTCGCTCGACATCCCCTCCGGCGAGTTCGTGGCGGTGGTGGGCGCGAGCGGCTGTGGCAAGTCGACCCTGCTGCGGATCCTCGCCGGCTTCGAGGAGGCGACCGAGGGCGCCGTCGAGGTCGGCGGCCGGCCGGTCACGGGCCCCGGCCCGGATCGCGGCGTGGTGTTCCAGGACTACGGCCTGTTCCCGTGGCTGAGCGTCCGCGAGAACGTCGCCTACGGGCCGCGGCGGAAGGGGCTGCCGAAGGCGGACGCGGCGGCGGTGACCGACCGGTTCATCGAGGCGGTGGGGCTCACCCGCTTCGCCGACCGGTTCCCGGGCGAGCTGTCCGGCGGGATGCAGCAGCGCGTCGCCATCGCCCGCGTGCTCGCGAACGAGCCCTCGGTGCTGCTGATGGACGAGCCGTTCGGCGCGCTGGACGCGCTCACCCGCTCGGACCTCCAGGTCGAGCTCAAGCGCATCCACCGCGAGACGGGCACCACCGTGCTCTTCGTGACGCACTCGATCGAGGAGGCCGTCTACCTCGCCGACCGGGTCGTGGTGATGACCGGCGGCGCCTCGCACGGGGTGCCCGGCCACATCAGCGAGATCGTGACGATCGCTCTCCCGGCCGAGCGCGACGTGACCGGGCCGGAGTTCAACGAGCACAAGCGCCGCATCTCGGAGCTGGTGCACGCCCCGGCCTGA
- a CDS encoding LPXTG cell wall anchor domain-containing protein — MPIRPVRPTPPAPRGLRATALSTTACAVLAVGLLGSAATAAHASESAPATPAPAAAVAVAPAAEHPAITGAIAGVFDVPTGQPVVEGTRVSWTAHIVNNGDAALHGVHLNDPETGIPGVDAPGVDLPVGGTVDLTTETTVTAHDRQLGAVIIYRDVTGLSPEGTRVFQALNGGITIPGEHPHVVGDITGAFEDPAVTLGTTVKWSVPVTNDGDVPLHDVRLGDAGPGVDLAVHQKVELSVEKKVTQEDLDRGSVAIASEVTGLSPQGFRTVHGVKGALAITVRAAVPLEPSTTVEPAAPLEPSTTVEPAAPLEPATTVEPAAPLQSSTTVVPTAPVHPAGAVSPAAPVRSAGHQLAQTGADSVAALPAAGALLLAGAALALGAHQRRRPRRAE; from the coding sequence TTGCCGATCCGACCAGTTCGTCCCACCCCGCCGGCCCCGCGCGGCCTCCGCGCGACCGCTCTGAGCACCACGGCCTGCGCCGTCCTGGCCGTCGGACTGCTCGGCTCCGCAGCCACGGCCGCGCACGCGAGCGAGTCCGCGCCCGCGACGCCCGCGCCCGCCGCGGCGGTCGCCGTCGCGCCCGCCGCGGAGCACCCGGCGATCACCGGCGCCATCGCCGGCGTGTTCGACGTGCCGACCGGTCAGCCGGTGGTGGAGGGCACGAGGGTGAGCTGGACGGCGCACATCGTCAACAACGGCGACGCGGCCCTGCACGGCGTGCACCTGAACGACCCCGAGACCGGCATCCCGGGTGTCGACGCACCGGGCGTCGATCTCCCCGTCGGCGGCACGGTCGACCTGACGACGGAGACCACGGTCACCGCCCACGACCGCCAGCTCGGCGCCGTCATCATCTACCGCGACGTGACCGGGCTCAGCCCCGAGGGCACTCGCGTCTTCCAGGCGCTGAACGGCGGCATCACGATCCCCGGCGAGCATCCGCACGTGGTGGGCGACATCACCGGCGCGTTCGAGGACCCGGCGGTGACGCTGGGCACGACGGTGAAGTGGTCGGTGCCCGTCACCAACGACGGCGACGTGCCCCTGCACGACGTGCGCCTGGGCGACGCCGGGCCGGGCGTCGATCTCGCCGTCCACCAGAAGGTGGAGCTGAGCGTCGAGAAGAAGGTCACCCAGGAGGATCTCGACCGCGGCTCCGTCGCGATCGCCAGCGAGGTCACCGGCCTCAGCCCCCAGGGCTTCCGCACCGTGCACGGCGTGAAGGGCGCGCTCGCGATCACCGTCCGGGCCGCCGTCCCGCTCGAGCCGTCCACGACGGTGGAGCCGGCTGCCCCGCTCGAGCCGTCCACGACGGTGGAGCCGGCCGCCCCGCTCGAGCCCGCCACGACGGTCGAGCCGGCCGCCCCGCTTCAGTCGTCCACCACGGTGGTGCCCACCGCCCCGGTCCACCCCGCCGGCGCGGTCTCGCCCGCCGCTCCCGTCCGATCGGCCGGTCACCAGCTGGCGCAGACCGGCGCCGACTCGGTCGCCGCGCTCCCCGCCGCCGGCGCCCTGCTCCTGGCCGGCGCCGCCCTCGCCCTCGGCGCGCACCAGCGCCGCCGCCCCCGCCGAGCCGAGTAG
- a CDS encoding family 16 glycosylhydrolase — protein sequence MRDAEAADGVRAHAVSRRSFVIGAGAAAAAVPVLGAAATPAYAAGFEDVLTNTFTSYSALESAWNYLYPWGSDHNGSARMFASPTDHSHVSLAGGVLTLTATRLASPESKSTSDPFLPTWYHSGTINTKVKVSITDQFPQWEVKGDFQAPTAPGTWPAFWLTAVNGWPPESDILEFKGTSSNLFNSFQTPTDVQSTIVPVANAASTWHTYRTWIEKVNARDVDFHYYLDGQWQATHRMLDYVGKPMHCIINLQMEGSSGPNGPGGTTTYRARNVYIGRNRAF from the coding sequence ATGAGAGATGCAGAAGCGGCCGACGGAGTCCGTGCCCACGCCGTCAGCCGGCGCAGTTTCGTGATCGGCGCGGGAGCGGCTGCAGCGGCCGTGCCCGTCCTCGGGGCGGCAGCGACGCCGGCCTATGCGGCCGGTTTCGAGGACGTCCTGACGAACACCTTCACCAGCTACTCGGCCCTCGAGTCGGCCTGGAACTACCTGTACCCCTGGGGTTCCGACCACAACGGCTCGGCGCGGATGTTCGCGAGCCCCACCGACCACTCGCACGTCTCGCTCGCCGGGGGCGTCCTCACGCTCACGGCGACGCGGCTCGCGAGTCCGGAGTCGAAAAGCACGTCCGACCCGTTCCTGCCCACCTGGTACCACTCGGGCACCATCAACACCAAGGTGAAGGTCTCGATCACGGACCAGTTCCCGCAGTGGGAGGTGAAGGGCGACTTCCAGGCGCCGACCGCCCCCGGGACCTGGCCGGCCTTCTGGCTGACCGCGGTGAACGGCTGGCCGCCGGAGAGCGACATCCTCGAGTTCAAGGGCACGTCGTCCAACCTGTTCAACTCCTTCCAGACACCGACGGACGTCCAGTCCACGATCGTCCCGGTCGCGAACGCCGCGTCGACGTGGCACACCTACCGCACGTGGATCGAGAAGGTCAACGCGCGGGACGTCGACTTCCACTACTACCTCGACGGTCAGTGGCAGGCCACGCACCGGATGCTCGACTACGTCGGCAAGCCCATGCACTGCATCATCAACCTGCAGATGGAGGGCTCCTCCGGCCCCAACGGCCCGGGCGGGACGACGACCTACCGGGCGCGGAACGTCTACATCGGGCGCAACCGGGCCTTCTGA
- a CDS encoding LacI family DNA-binding transcriptional regulator — MQGRRATIVDVARAAGTSHATVSRYLNKTTVVTPATAAAIEHAIGLVGYTPNQTARSLVRRSTRSIAFVVREDTSRFFADPNLSEMAVGANRELSASGFQMVVLIVDDDESALRIGQLVTGGWVDGAILVAMRPDDPIVDAALLHRTAIVTASSSSLHADVPSVDTDNVGGTRRITELLLAGGRRRIAEIRGPGHATAAALRHDGYAQALGGSLDSRLIVTAEEWTSRAGRAAADTLLERGAAFDALVCASDLLALGALESLDGRGLRVPEDVAVVGFDDAPWAAGARPALTTVHQDARETGRLLAVEILARVAGLDRPEAHVILPNRIVWRDSAGPAPEARSEDPAIPEEPPIP, encoded by the coding sequence GTGCAGGGACGCAGGGCGACGATCGTGGACGTCGCGCGGGCCGCCGGGACCTCGCACGCGACGGTGTCCCGCTACCTGAACAAGACGACCGTCGTGACTCCCGCCACCGCCGCCGCGATCGAGCACGCCATCGGCCTCGTCGGCTACACCCCCAACCAGACCGCCCGCTCGCTCGTGCGCCGGAGCACGCGCTCCATCGCGTTCGTGGTGCGGGAGGACACGAGCCGGTTCTTCGCAGACCCGAATCTCAGCGAGATGGCGGTCGGCGCGAACAGGGAGCTGTCCGCGAGCGGGTTCCAGATGGTCGTCCTGATCGTCGACGACGACGAGTCCGCCCTCCGGATCGGGCAGCTGGTCACGGGCGGCTGGGTGGACGGCGCGATCCTCGTCGCGATGCGCCCCGACGATCCGATCGTCGACGCCGCCCTGCTGCACCGCACCGCGATCGTGACGGCGAGCAGCTCGTCGCTGCACGCGGACGTCCCCTCCGTCGACACGGACAACGTCGGCGGCACCAGGAGGATCACCGAGCTGCTCCTCGCGGGCGGTCGACGGCGGATCGCCGAGATCCGGGGGCCGGGGCACGCGACGGCCGCCGCGCTGCGGCACGACGGCTACGCCCAGGCGCTGGGCGGGTCGCTCGATTCCCGCCTGATCGTCACGGCGGAGGAGTGGACGAGCCGGGCCGGCCGGGCCGCCGCGGACACCCTCCTCGAGCGCGGCGCGGCCTTCGACGCGCTCGTCTGCGCCTCCGACCTCCTGGCCCTCGGCGCCCTCGAGTCGCTCGACGGCCGCGGTCTGCGCGTGCCCGAGGACGTCGCGGTCGTCGGGTTCGACGACGCTCCGTGGGCGGCGGGCGCGAGGCCGGCGCTCACGACGGTGCACCAGGACGCGCGGGAGACGGGGCGCCTGCTCGCGGTCGAGATCCTCGCGCGGGTCGCCGGCCTCGACCGCCCGGAGGCGCACGTGATCCTGCCGAACCGGATCGTCTGGCGGGACTCCGCGGGCCCGGCGCCCGAGGCGCGCTCGGAGGATCCGGCGATCCCGGAGGAGCCGCCGATCCCGTAG
- a CDS encoding DUF222 domain-containing protein, producing the protein MTPEVDGMATLCVLAPATAVLGAYDRADRMARSVRDGGDDERTLSQLRADVVTDLLCDGDVAGTFPEGVERPEPTFVPGVRAEVRVTMTAGAALGLDDTPADLDGYGPIPAGVAQNLAFASLTRVITEPDTGAVVSVGRTHRLPPARMRLHL; encoded by the coding sequence GTGACGCCGGAGGTCGACGGCATGGCGACGCTCTGCGTCCTCGCCCCGGCGACCGCGGTGCTGGGCGCCTACGACCGGGCGGATCGGATGGCGCGGTCGGTCCGCGACGGAGGTGACGACGAGCGCACGCTCTCCCAGCTGCGCGCCGATGTCGTGACCGACCTGCTCTGCGACGGCGACGTCGCCGGCACGTTCCCCGAGGGCGTCGAGCGTCCCGAGCCGACGTTCGTGCCCGGCGTGCGAGCGGAGGTGCGCGTGACGATGACCGCGGGCGCGGCGCTCGGCCTCGACGACACTCCCGCCGATCTCGACGGCTACGGCCCGATCCCCGCGGGCGTCGCGCAGAACCTCGCGTTCGCGTCCCTCACCCGCGTGATCACCGAGCCCGACACGGGCGCCGTCGTCTCGGTCGGCCGGACCCACCGCCTCCCGCCGGCGCGGATGCGCCTGCATCTGTAG
- a CDS encoding oxidoreductase: protein MTTWLITGCSTGLGRALATAVLAHGDNAVVTARDADSVRDIVEPHPDSALALPLDVTDDAQVASAVAAAEERFGGVDVLVNNAGYGYRAAVEEGEDAAVQQLFDTQLFGTVRTIKAVLPGMRERRSGTIVNLSSIGARISPEGSGYYAAVKAAIEALTESLRKEVAPLGIRAFSVEPGGFRTDFAGRSLTQSEHPIADYAGTAGKRRKEHDTVHGTQKGDPAKAAAALIEVVESATPPAILLLGNDASDAFRAALDALRSDVDAWEPLSRSTDFADGE, encoded by the coding sequence ATGACCACCTGGCTCATCACCGGCTGCTCCACCGGACTCGGCCGCGCGCTCGCGACCGCCGTCCTCGCCCATGGCGACAACGCCGTCGTCACCGCGCGCGACGCCGATTCCGTCCGCGACATCGTCGAGCCGCACCCCGACTCCGCGCTCGCACTGCCCCTCGACGTCACCGACGACGCGCAGGTGGCCTCCGCGGTCGCCGCCGCCGAGGAGCGCTTCGGCGGTGTCGACGTGCTCGTCAACAACGCCGGCTACGGCTACCGCGCCGCCGTCGAGGAGGGCGAGGATGCCGCGGTGCAGCAGCTCTTCGACACCCAGCTCTTCGGCACCGTCCGCACGATCAAGGCCGTGCTGCCCGGGATGCGCGAGCGCCGCTCCGGCACGATCGTCAACCTCTCCTCCATCGGCGCGCGGATCTCGCCCGAGGGCTCGGGCTACTACGCCGCCGTGAAGGCGGCGATCGAGGCCCTCACCGAGTCGCTGCGCAAGGAGGTCGCGCCCCTGGGCATCCGCGCCTTCTCGGTCGAGCCGGGCGGCTTCCGCACCGACTTCGCCGGCCGCTCACTCACCCAGTCCGAGCACCCGATCGCCGACTACGCCGGCACCGCGGGCAAGCGCCGCAAGGAGCACGACACCGTGCACGGCACCCAGAAGGGCGACCCGGCGAAGGCGGCCGCCGCGCTGATCGAGGTCGTCGAGTCGGCGACACCCCCGGCGATCCTGCTGCTCGGCAACGACGCGTCGGACGCCTTCCGCGCCGCGCTCGACGCCCTCCGCTCCGACGTCGACGCCTGGGAGCCGCTCAGCCGCAGCACGGACTTCGCCGACGGGGAGTGA
- a CDS encoding DUF1206 domain-containing protein — protein sequence MSTVSVPTPRSGVRTRRFRRLARLGFAVNGVVHLLIGGLSLRVAFGDDTTQEADPSGAIARMAESPAGLVVVWAALVALVALGLWQFTFQSRSSDPSRAKRWGRRIVESGKGFASLALAGTTLVFALGGSTSSSATIRAISTDLLARPAGAIVLTVVGGIVLGSGIGFLAIGVRRGFRKLVRIPAGRRGLAVLILGAAGYVSKGIALGIAGGLFVVAAITGDARRATGLDGALRFLDVPPYGTIALVVIGAGLVMYGGFLIARAKLAKL from the coding sequence GTGTCCACAGTGAGCGTGCCGACGCCGCGCTCGGGGGTGCGGACGCGGCGATTCCGGCGCCTCGCGCGCCTCGGCTTCGCCGTCAACGGCGTGGTGCACCTCCTGATCGGCGGGCTCTCGCTCCGCGTCGCGTTCGGCGACGACACGACGCAGGAGGCGGATCCCTCCGGGGCGATCGCCCGCATGGCCGAGAGTCCGGCCGGGCTCGTCGTGGTCTGGGCGGCGCTGGTGGCGCTGGTCGCCCTCGGGCTGTGGCAGTTCACCTTCCAGAGCCGCTCGAGCGATCCGAGCCGCGCCAAGCGCTGGGGGCGGCGGATCGTGGAGTCGGGCAAGGGCTTCGCCTCGCTCGCACTGGCCGGGACGACGCTGGTGTTCGCGCTCGGCGGGTCGACCAGCTCCTCGGCCACCATCCGCGCGATCAGCACCGATCTGCTGGCCCGGCCGGCGGGGGCGATCGTGCTGACGGTGGTCGGCGGGATCGTCCTCGGCAGCGGGATCGGCTTCCTCGCCATCGGCGTGCGCCGCGGGTTCCGCAAGCTCGTGCGGATCCCCGCGGGGCGCCGGGGTCTGGCCGTGCTGATCCTCGGCGCCGCGGGCTACGTCTCGAAGGGGATCGCCCTGGGGATCGCCGGCGGGCTCTTCGTGGTCGCGGCTATCACCGGCGACGCCCGGCGGGCGACCGGGCTCGACGGTGCGCTGCGCTTCCTCGACGTGCCGCCGTACGGCACGATCGCGCTCGTCGTGATCGGGGCCGGCCTGGTGATGTACGGCGGGTTCCTGATCGCGCGCGCGAAGCTCGCCAAGCTCTGA
- a CDS encoding GNAT family N-acetyltransferase: MGADVGADEGRLVETTADDPVAARLFAVQEAEIMRRYGGDDPGPRPPADAPTLLLQVGPDVVGCVALAADGEIGEIKRMFVTEAARGRGHSRLLLAGVEELAVRHGVTLLRLVTGIEQPEAMALYSSSGYDLIPGFGYWGDEPATRCYAKRLDPAGRAA; the protein is encoded by the coding sequence ATGGGTGCAGACGTGGGTGCAGACGAGGGCCGGCTGGTCGAGACGACGGCCGACGATCCGGTGGCGGCGCGGCTGTTCGCCGTGCAGGAGGCCGAGATCATGCGGCGGTACGGCGGCGACGACCCGGGGCCTCGGCCGCCCGCGGACGCGCCGACGCTGCTGCTGCAGGTCGGCCCCGACGTCGTCGGCTGCGTCGCGCTCGCCGCCGACGGCGAGATCGGCGAGATCAAGCGGATGTTCGTGACCGAGGCGGCGCGCGGCCGCGGTCACAGCCGCCTCCTCCTCGCGGGAGTCGAGGAGCTGGCCGTCCGGCACGGCGTGACGCTGCTCCGCCTCGTCACCGGCATCGAGCAGCCCGAGGCGATGGCGCTCTACAGCAGCTCGGGCTACGACCTCATCCCCGGCTTCGGCTACTGGGGCGACGAGCCGGCGACCCGCTGCTACGCGAAGCGCCTCGACCCCGCCGGGCGCGCGGCCTGA
- a CDS encoding LysR substrate-binding domain-containing protein has translation MLDVRRLVLLREVAIRGTLAAAAEALAYSPSAVSQQLTVLERETGVELLRKVGRRVQLTPQAEILVAAAGEVLALLERAEAALAASGESVTGRVRVAVFQSAALALMPGALRAIAERAPEVRVEMVQREPEGALHETSWAREFDLVVAEQYPGHSVSWLPGLVRADLTTDAIRLAVSRDSAVRDLRGARDAAWVMEPRGTASRHFAEQTCRVAGFEPDVRFETADLQAQIRLAATGNAVALMPDLVWAGGEADCRLLELPGRPRRTIFTAQREAQLASPAVRVFRDCLADAAATYA, from the coding sequence GTGCTCGACGTCCGCCGCCTGGTGCTCCTGCGCGAGGTCGCCATCCGCGGCACCCTGGCCGCCGCCGCCGAGGCCCTCGCCTACAGTCCCTCCGCGGTGTCGCAGCAGCTCACCGTGCTCGAGCGCGAGACCGGCGTCGAGCTGCTCCGCAAGGTCGGCCGGCGGGTGCAGCTCACCCCGCAGGCCGAGATCCTGGTCGCCGCGGCCGGCGAGGTGCTGGCCCTGCTCGAGCGTGCGGAGGCGGCGCTCGCCGCGTCGGGGGAGTCGGTCACCGGCCGCGTGCGGGTCGCGGTCTTCCAGTCGGCGGCGCTCGCGCTGATGCCCGGCGCGCTGCGGGCGATCGCCGAGCGCGCGCCGGAGGTCCGGGTCGAGATGGTGCAGCGCGAGCCGGAGGGCGCCCTCCACGAGACCTCCTGGGCGCGCGAGTTCGACCTCGTCGTCGCCGAGCAGTACCCCGGCCACTCCGTCTCCTGGCTGCCCGGCCTGGTGCGCGCCGATCTCACCACCGACGCGATCCGCCTCGCCGTCAGCCGCGACTCCGCCGTGCGCGACCTGCGGGGCGCCCGCGACGCGGCCTGGGTGATGGAGCCGCGCGGCACCGCCAGCCGCCACTTCGCCGAGCAGACCTGCCGCGTCGCCGGCTTCGAGCCCGACGTCCGCTTCGAGACCGCCGACCTCCAGGCGCAGATCCGCCTCGCCGCCACCGGCAACGCGGTCGCCCTGATGCCCGACCTGGTCTGGGCGGGCGGCGAGGCCGACTGCCGCCTCCTCGAGCTGCCCGGCCGCCCGCGCCGCACCATCTTCACCGCCCAGCGCGAGGCGCAGCTCGCGTCCCCCGCCGTCCGCGTCTTCCGCGACTGCCTCGCAGACGCCGCCGCGACCTACGCCTGA